TGGGTGTAAGTAACCCCCTGGATTGGTATCGACGGGGACGGTCATCCAACCCTCGGTTGCAGAATAAGTGCCATCAATTACTGTAATCTTTGTTCCTAGTAATTTCTTTAACAACTGGGCAGGATATTCACAGAGTCCAGAAGTCCAGCATCCGACAAAAAGCAAAGAGGGCCATAGTTCTTTAAAAGAATGTGGGGCATTTTTAGCTAATCCACTCAAATATCTCCGACGGCTTTTGCTAATTTGAACGGGGGGTAACCATTCAGGAACAGATTGTTCACCTAATAAATAGGGCAAAAAATGGGAAAACCTATCAACACACCGCCTGTAAAAAATATCGATGACCATCGGTGTTACCGAAAAAAAGGCATTAAGATCAGAGGCTAAAGCATAAAGAGGAGCCCATTGTTCGTAGACTTCGATGTTAGTAAATACTTCATCTGGCAGGGCATAGGAACGTTTAACAAACCCAGGTAAATTACGATAATTAAAATTACTTACCCATCCCAGAGGAATACCTGCAGGAGTTGTTTTTGTTGGATTTATGGCTACTAAATAAACTAATTTTTTTTCAAAAAACTCTGGGAAAAGTTGCGTAATACCATAAATAAAAGGAGGCATGGTGCGCTGAAACTGCTTTTGAAAAGATCGGGTAATAGGAAAAAATTTTCTAACACCCGAAGTTCCAGAGGTCTCAGACCAAAAAATTATTTGTTCCCCATTTAATGGTTGAGTCTGGTTTTCCTGAGCGAGCAAAAAACTTTTTTCGTAATCTTGATATGTAGTGATAGCAAAATTATTTAAACTCTCGTAATGCAGTTCTTTAAGTATTGGCGGCCAATAAACAGATTTTTTCAGTAAGGGTAAAATTTCACGTTGCCATAGTCTTTCACGGGCTATTTCGGGATATTTGGTGTCCTCAAGAAAGGCTTTGTACTTCTTTTTTGTTATAGCCTCTATAAGTATTCTTTTCCAATTCATTATTTAATATCTCAACACTTAGGTATTTTAGTTGGTAACATGGAAAACATAATATTTTCTTCATAAAAAGCAACCAATTGTTCTGCCATAGACTCTTGTAATAGATTGTCTATGTTTGAAGTCGCCTGTAATTTATTAAGAATTAATTGAATTGCCAAAGTAATCCAATCCGAATTCCGAAATAATTTAGACAACCGCTCTCGATTATAATGCCAAAAGTGTAAACAGCAACTTGCTGCAAAAATCCAACAATAGCGCTCTGCCAAACGAAAAGCGGTTAAACTGCGTGGTTCGAATAGTTTCTGCTCTTTCAAATACAGTACTTGCTTATCCAGTTTCTCAATTTCCGCTTGAATTGCAGTAATTAACGGATTAATGGATTCACATTTCAGGTATGCCAGACTGCCGAAAATATCATCTTCAGAATGGGTAAATAATCCCAATCCTGTTCCAGAAAACTCAGGGCAATCTATACTAAGATTAAAAATTTGCTCTATTTGAGGCAAACTATCTATTGAAAAAGTGGCACGCATTCCTACTTGTGGCAATAAATTGCCTGAAATTAACGATAAATTTACCTGGCTGCTGCCATCAAATAAACCTACTACTTGAACATCGCGCTTGATTTTTTGAAACATGGCCCATTCAGTAGTGCGAAGATAACCACGAGCACCCATAACGATCCCACATTGTTCGACAATATTTTCGCAGATTGTGGGAATAATCGATTTAAGGATCGCTGACCAGAAACTCAATTTTTGAGGCATTATGGAGCATGCTCGAATCATGGCTAAAGTAGTACAGTCAGCAATCAATAATTGCGTAAACTGCTCACCCAAACGT
The sequence above is drawn from the Legionella antarctica genome and encodes:
- a CDS encoding GH3 family domain-containing protein, which translates into the protein MNWKRILIEAITKKKYKAFLEDTKYPEIARERLWQREILPLLKKSVYWPPILKELHYESLNNFAITTYQDYEKSFLLAQENQTQPLNGEQIIFWSETSGTSGVRKFFPITRSFQKQFQRTMPPFIYGITQLFPEFFEKKLVYLVAINPTKTTPAGIPLGWVSNFNYRNLPGFVKRSYALPDEVFTNIEVYEQWAPLYALASDLNAFFSVTPMVIDIFYRRCVDRFSHFLPYLLGEQSVPEWLPPVQISKSRRRYLSGLAKNAPHSFKELWPSLLFVGCWTSGLCEYPAQLLKKLLGTKITVIDGTYSATEGWMTVPVDTNPGGYLHPGGHIAEFIEEGKEICKENIIQSWELETGKNYEIFLTTAMGLVRYQLKDVVHCLGFLNKSPRLVFCYKVQQLKLEYCAIAGQELQQMIDDLSFNMESYWYFARNSLGNCVVLVTEENISISDSLLMQMHERLGQINQAYAHGITVKEILPMVLLQLPKEVLLAEHHAQSKPKLISQHVITQK